From the Saccharobesus litoralis genome, one window contains:
- a CDS encoding FadR/GntR family transcriptional regulator codes for MKNRRLFWRIVEEIENMINRGDYPPGSRLPPERELAERFEVSRPTVREAIIALEVRDMVEVKTGSGVYVLETSEKVPEVKKISAFELTQSRALIEGEVAALAATSITEEELDAIHQTLVDMENGHMEEADKAFHKIIAHATRNTAMIITVENLWELRSSQAEIISDYASVCKKENAAQTLAEHTAIYNALKTRDSSAARKAMHEHFNRLINALFDAIEARALEEVRRKNSEKRGLYSLDNLVKARA; via the coding sequence ATGAAAAATCGTCGTTTGTTTTGGCGCATCGTAGAAGAAATTGAAAACATGATTAATCGTGGTGATTACCCGCCAGGTAGTCGATTACCACCCGAGCGCGAACTAGCTGAGCGCTTTGAAGTTAGCCGTCCAACCGTGCGTGAAGCCATTATTGCGTTAGAAGTACGCGATATGGTTGAAGTTAAAACCGGTTCAGGTGTTTATGTATTAGAGACATCAGAGAAAGTACCTGAAGTGAAAAAAATTAGCGCCTTTGAACTGACTCAGTCTCGTGCATTAATTGAAGGCGAAGTCGCTGCATTAGCTGCAACGAGTATTACTGAAGAAGAGCTAGACGCTATCCACCAGACATTAGTTGATATGGAAAATGGTCATATGGAAGAAGCTGACAAAGCCTTTCATAAAATTATTGCCCATGCCACTCGTAACACAGCCATGATCATTACCGTTGAAAATTTATGGGAATTAAGATCCAGTCAGGCTGAAATTATTTCTGATTACGCCAGTGTGTGTAAAAAAGAGAATGCCGCGCAAACACTAGCTGAGCACACAGCTATATATAACGCACTTAAAACCCGTGATTCATCTGCAGCCCGTAAAGCCATGCATGAACATTTTAATCGCTTAATCAATGCATTATTTGATGCCATTGAAGCCAGAGCATTAGAAGAAGTACGCCGCAAAAACAGTGAAAAACGCGGCTTATATTCATTAGATAACCTAGTGAAAGCTCGCGCGTAA
- a CDS encoding chondroitinase-B domain-containing protein, with product MFKNSVRMQFTYLWSFLFVALFAVEISAKEYLVKSQAEYQQVSQSLKAGDTVVLANGEWRNFEIVFTGKGKKGKPISLVAQTKGKVTLTGQSNLRLGGEYLHVEGLVFKNGFTPTGEVIAYRVNKQLLAHHSRVTQVVIDNYSNPDRFEADYWVAMFGKHNRFDHSHLVGKRNKGVTMAVRLNTEESRENYHQIDHNYFGPRPIFGSNGGETLRIGTSHFSLSNSFTVVENNYFDRCNGEVEIISIKSGKNQVRNNVFFESRGTLTMRHGNGNIIENNVFFGNGVDHTGGIRVINAEHMIRNNYMEGLTGYRFGSGFTVMNGVPNSPINRYHQVNNVTITQNSFINLDHIHFAAGADAERSAPPINSQFSNNLVFNQNNQDPFSLFDDISGISFKGNAYNQVSSPKISQGFSNQVIKVKRAANGLLYPTNLTGVGADKSLKPIAKQATGVSWYEKTEPEVAFDSGKTLQVTPGYEQIFSALSKAKSGDTLSLAAGHYVESKKIQLDKVISIVAATKGQVTIEFLGTSLFVIANNGSLRLVGLTINGKEAPDYSGNALIRTAKWGMYKNYRLSIEDTQISDLDVNHSFSVFDSGARAFASQITIKNSVFNNITGDILRLNKEADDLGIYNAEYVTLSNNQFSDVQGALAKIYRGGRDESTFGPHLDMQGNVLSNVGKGKRNKSKSAVYLHGVQVTNIANNTVENSAGVVIEHTVGEPISVVQDNSFKATPAPSVVELHTGGAHTAQLKNNKVL from the coding sequence ATGTTTAAAAACTCAGTTCGTATGCAGTTTACTTATCTTTGGTCGTTTCTATTTGTCGCTTTGTTTGCTGTCGAAATCAGCGCTAAAGAATACCTCGTTAAAAGCCAAGCTGAATATCAACAGGTTAGCCAGTCGTTAAAAGCGGGTGATACGGTTGTGTTAGCCAATGGTGAGTGGCGTAATTTTGAAATTGTGTTTACCGGAAAAGGTAAAAAAGGTAAGCCAATTAGTTTGGTTGCACAAACCAAAGGTAAAGTAACATTAACTGGCCAATCTAATCTGCGCTTAGGTGGTGAGTATTTGCACGTTGAAGGCCTAGTTTTTAAAAATGGCTTTACGCCTACCGGTGAGGTTATCGCCTATCGTGTTAACAAACAGTTGTTAGCTCATCACAGTCGAGTGACTCAAGTGGTCATTGATAACTATTCTAACCCTGATCGCTTTGAAGCGGACTATTGGGTGGCTATGTTTGGTAAACATAATCGTTTTGATCATAGCCATTTAGTGGGCAAGCGTAATAAAGGCGTGACAATGGCCGTGCGGTTAAATACTGAAGAAAGCCGTGAAAATTATCACCAAATTGACCACAACTATTTCGGTCCTCGCCCTATCTTTGGTTCAAATGGTGGCGAAACCTTGCGTATTGGCACTAGCCATTTCTCGCTATCTAATTCGTTTACCGTGGTTGAAAATAACTACTTTGATCGCTGTAACGGTGAAGTTGAAATTATCTCGATTAAGTCGGGTAAAAACCAAGTCCGCAATAATGTGTTTTTTGAGTCTCGCGGCACGTTAACCATGCGACATGGTAATGGCAATATCATTGAAAATAATGTGTTTTTTGGCAATGGTGTTGATCATACCGGTGGTATTCGCGTTATTAACGCAGAACACATGATCCGCAATAATTATATGGAAGGTTTAACTGGCTATCGCTTTGGTAGTGGTTTTACGGTAATGAATGGCGTACCTAACTCACCGATCAACCGCTATCATCAAGTGAATAATGTCACTATTACGCAAAATAGCTTTATTAATTTAGATCATATTCATTTTGCTGCCGGTGCCGATGCCGAGCGTTCAGCCCCACCGATTAATAGCCAATTTAGCAATAACTTAGTTTTTAACCAAAACAATCAAGACCCATTCAGTTTATTTGACGACATCAGTGGTATTAGTTTTAAAGGTAATGCTTATAACCAAGTATCTTCTCCTAAAATTAGTCAGGGTTTTAGCAATCAAGTTATTAAAGTTAAACGTGCGGCTAATGGCTTACTTTATCCAACTAATTTAACCGGTGTTGGTGCGGATAAATCGCTTAAGCCAATTGCTAAACAAGCTACAGGTGTGAGTTGGTATGAAAAAACAGAGCCAGAAGTCGCATTTGATTCAGGTAAAACATTACAAGTCACGCCAGGTTACGAACAAATTTTTAGTGCGCTTAGCAAAGCAAAAAGTGGCGACACATTAAGCTTGGCGGCTGGACACTATGTTGAATCGAAAAAAATTCAGCTTGATAAGGTGATTAGCATTGTTGCTGCCACTAAAGGGCAAGTGACGATTGAGTTTTTAGGAACCAGTTTATTTGTCATTGCCAACAATGGCAGTTTACGCCTAGTTGGCTTAACAATTAATGGTAAAGAAGCACCAGACTATTCTGGCAATGCTTTAATTCGTACTGCTAAGTGGGGCATGTATAAAAACTATCGTTTAAGCATTGAAGACACGCAAATCAGTGACTTAGATGTAAATCATTCGTTCTCGGTATTTGACTCAGGCGCTCGTGCTTTTGCTAGCCAAATTACCATTAAAAACAGTGTGTTTAACAATATTACCGGCGACATTTTACGTTTAAATAAAGAGGCCGATGATTTAGGTATTTACAACGCCGAATATGTCACTTTAAGCAATAACCAGTTTTCTGATGTGCAAGGTGCGTTGGCTAAAATTTATCGTGGTGGCCGTGATGAAAGTACCTTTGGCCCTCATCTTGATATGCAAGGTAATGTATTAAGTAATGTAGGTAAAGGTAAACGTAATAAGTCGAAATCAGCCGTTTACTTACACGGTGTTCAGGTTACGAATATTGCTAACAATACAGTTGAAAACTCGGCCGGTGTGGTGATTGAACATACCGTTGGTGAGCCTATTTCTGTTGTGCAAGACAATTCGTTTAAAGCTACGCCAGCACCGAGTGTTGTTGAGTTACATACGGGTGGTGCACATACTGCTCAGTTAAAAAATAATAAAGTGTTGTAA
- a CDS encoding pyridoxal phosphate-dependent aminotransferase, which translates to MNDIKQSDKLRHVCYEIRGPVANEAKRLEEEGYKILKLNIGNPAPFGFDAPDDILKDVIRNLPQSQGYCDSKGIYSARVAVMQYYQQKGIRNIDIENIYIGNGVSELIVMAMQALLNANDEVLIPAPDYPLWTAAVALSGGKPVHYMCDEYADWYPDIEDIKSRITDKTKALVLINPNNPTGAVYDKAIVKELLEVARQHNLIVFSDEIYDKVLYGDIQHHPTASLADDLFLVTFGGLSKNYRIAGFRAGWMMLSGATHKAKDYIEGLNMLASMRLCANVPCQHAIQTALGGYQSINELIVPGGRLYEQSLYAWERVNQIEGLSCVKPKGAMYIFPKLDQKKFNIKDDQKMIIDFLRQEKILMVHGTGFNWPSPDHFRLVTLPHVEVLEEAFNKLERFLHSYSQ; encoded by the coding sequence GTGAACGATATAAAGCAATCCGATAAGTTAAGACATGTGTGCTATGAAATCCGTGGGCCAGTAGCCAACGAAGCAAAGCGCTTAGAAGAAGAAGGTTATAAAATTCTTAAACTTAACATCGGTAACCCGGCCCCGTTTGGCTTTGATGCTCCTGATGATATTTTAAAAGATGTGATCCGCAATTTACCGCAATCACAGGGCTATTGTGATTCGAAAGGGATTTACTCAGCCCGCGTTGCTGTTATGCAGTATTATCAGCAAAAAGGTATTCGCAATATCGATATTGAGAATATCTATATTGGCAATGGCGTATCAGAGCTGATTGTCATGGCAATGCAAGCTTTGCTAAATGCCAATGATGAGGTTCTCATACCCGCTCCGGATTATCCACTGTGGACTGCCGCTGTTGCACTTTCTGGTGGTAAACCTGTGCACTACATGTGTGATGAATATGCCGATTGGTATCCGGATATTGAAGACATCAAATCGCGTATTACCGACAAAACGAAAGCACTGGTTTTAATTAACCCAAATAACCCAACTGGTGCTGTGTACGATAAAGCTATTGTCAAAGAATTATTAGAAGTTGCCCGACAACACAACCTGATTGTATTTAGCGACGAAATTTACGATAAGGTACTTTATGGTGATATTCAACACCATCCAACCGCCAGTCTTGCTGACGATTTGTTTTTAGTCACCTTTGGTGGTTTATCAAAAAATTACCGTATTGCTGGTTTTCGCGCGGGTTGGATGATGCTAAGTGGCGCCACTCATAAAGCTAAAGACTACATTGAAGGTTTAAACATGCTGGCCTCGATGCGTTTATGCGCCAACGTGCCGTGTCAACATGCCATTCAAACAGCGTTAGGTGGCTATCAAAGTATTAACGAACTCATTGTGCCTGGTGGCCGTTTATACGAGCAAAGCTTATACGCATGGGAACGTGTCAACCAAATTGAAGGGTTAAGCTGCGTAAAACCTAAAGGTGCGATGTACATCTTCCCTAAACTGGATCAAAAGAAATTCAACATCAAAGATGATCAAAAAATGATTATCGACTTCTTACGTCAAGAAAAAATATTAATGGTACACGGTACTGGTTTTAATTGGCCTAGCCCTGATCACTTCCGCTTGGTCACATTGCCACACGTCGAAGTACTAGAAGAAGCCTTTAACAAGCTAGAGCGTTTTTTACATAGCTATAGTCAGTAA
- a CDS encoding TonB-dependent receptor, whose amino-acid sequence MKLNKISNALLTHETKLLSKSTIYTTALLTALSATAMNASAAEEAAEDEEVEVIQVSGMRGTMTRSLNEKKNTVAIVDAIAASDFGELPGLSISDIIENVSGASGHRLKGSQNEISIRGLGSYWGYATFNGRTITNAGDGRAVNFKKFPSELVDKVVVYKSQQADLVEGGTSGTIEVSSLRPVDYGKSRTTVELSGIYNEYYKDVEGDVTPWGGKAVISTVQQFETDSLGDFGFTLGVNHQDTSNPEENYTNSSQLYACALRSADGQLISSIRNNKADECDDQGQLVSMGDINQNSSEGIDLSNPDHLAQFDQSSIFFTPSNSTWRTGEDEDTRTNAVATVQWVPNDQWNINLDAQYSKLEYTEKRMELKLDNQRLMLKDHLITDDHALAYVKGAARPRLASDWRNQKDDYLGFGLNVEYLPNDDLKLSFDLGYSYSERYRLQQRSQLGSKNRYFYELDYRGTNVPKLTFIDAATYDFDDHDAYIHGASAMDDVQTTVFDPTNIDSFISTQKGYVYQYDENGAPIILDDGKWLAADPAEQEVFNQAYMEYKREHDHRENENLSFRFDAEYQLDNDIFSSVKAGIRLSTETMLDDDDTAVSLHLDGSGQHYDKTDIEDDYQHPNKYDDFDDNWALESSILTAYVKTNCLNDHQNNRLFDQEDAGDASSFATYDALCMIGAFNGLANGTGNPTFYDIGERADRRSGGDVDVQEDVTSAYFMANINTEIGDIPVTGNVGVRVVKTETSSQGWAEIVEVTDSDDPRFEYKAEIAESVEDGAAAVTAIARSGDYTEVLPSLNLTFNLTDEFMLRTSVYKSLSRFSLQSMAAGNSYSICEVQVEAEDEPLSGCYTNDLNQVVGSGTAHGNQMQPFTAVNYDISLEYYPSEDAAVTLALYKKDFTGGWENLTQEREAFVFVDGVETSVGLKPFRTVEVSDEKSTIKGFELTAQKHFTELPAPFDGLGVKGAYNWADSSFVTPEEANLGLAPDANLFGFSKNVANASVYWEGDAVTLRLLYKYRSKYFQPNNLPFPYRSHRYVQEQDYLDFSAKYKVSKNVSINLKALNLLDEPQVQTRAGDSIISDYSRSGTKWFVGVKAKF is encoded by the coding sequence GTGAAACTAAATAAGATTAGCAACGCATTGTTGACTCATGAAACTAAGTTATTGAGCAAAAGCACAATCTACACCACAGCACTGTTAACTGCTTTATCAGCAACCGCTATGAACGCCAGTGCCGCTGAAGAAGCCGCTGAAGATGAAGAAGTTGAAGTAATCCAAGTATCAGGCATGCGCGGCACCATGACTCGTTCATTAAACGAGAAGAAAAATACAGTCGCAATTGTTGACGCTATCGCCGCGTCAGACTTCGGTGAACTACCTGGTTTGTCTATTTCAGATATTATCGAAAATGTGTCGGGTGCATCTGGTCACCGCTTAAAAGGTAGCCAGAATGAAATCTCTATTCGTGGTTTGGGCTCATACTGGGGGTACGCAACGTTTAATGGCCGTACTATTACCAACGCCGGTGATGGTCGCGCGGTTAACTTTAAAAAATTCCCATCTGAATTAGTAGATAAAGTTGTTGTATATAAGTCACAACAAGCTGATCTAGTTGAAGGTGGTACTTCTGGAACTATAGAGGTTTCATCTTTACGTCCCGTTGATTATGGAAAAAGTAGAACAACGGTCGAATTATCTGGTATTTACAATGAATACTACAAAGATGTTGAAGGTGATGTTACCCCTTGGGGCGGTAAAGCTGTAATTTCGACTGTTCAACAGTTTGAAACTGATAGTTTAGGCGATTTTGGATTTACTTTAGGTGTAAATCATCAAGATACATCTAACCCTGAAGAAAATTACACCAATAGTTCTCAGTTATATGCTTGCGCATTAAGAAGTGCGGATGGTCAGCTTATTTCGAGTATTCGTAACAATAAAGCTGATGAATGTGATGACCAAGGACAGCTAGTTAGTATGGGTGACATTAACCAAAACTCTAGTGAAGGTATAGATTTATCAAACCCAGATCACCTAGCTCAATTTGATCAAAGCTCTATTTTCTTTACACCTAGTAATTCAACTTGGCGTACCGGTGAAGACGAAGACACACGTACAAACGCTGTTGCTACAGTTCAATGGGTACCCAACGACCAGTGGAATATTAATTTAGACGCACAATATTCAAAACTTGAGTACACAGAAAAAAGAATGGAGTTGAAGCTAGATAACCAACGGTTAATGCTGAAAGATCATTTGATTACTGATGATCATGCTTTAGCTTATGTTAAAGGTGCTGCTAGACCTCGCCTAGCTTCTGATTGGCGTAATCAAAAAGACGATTATTTGGGCTTTGGGTTAAATGTTGAGTATTTACCTAATGATGATTTAAAGCTGTCATTTGATTTAGGTTATTCATACAGTGAGCGTTATCGTTTGCAGCAGCGTAGTCAGTTAGGCTCAAAAAATCGTTATTTTTATGAGTTGGATTACAGAGGAACTAACGTTCCTAAATTAACGTTTATCGACGCAGCCACTTATGACTTTGATGACCATGATGCATATATCCATGGTGCCAGTGCAATGGATGATGTTCAAACGACTGTATTCGACCCTACGAATATTGATTCATTTATAAGTACGCAAAAAGGTTACGTTTATCAGTACGATGAAAATGGTGCGCCAATTATCTTAGATGACGGTAAGTGGTTAGCTGCTGATCCTGCTGAACAAGAAGTTTTCAATCAAGCTTATATGGAATATAAACGTGAGCATGATCACCGAGAAAATGAAAACTTATCATTTAGATTTGATGCTGAATATCAATTAGACAACGATATATTTAGTTCTGTTAAAGCAGGAATTCGTTTATCTACTGAAACTATGCTTGATGATGACGATACAGCGGTTTCATTACATCTAGATGGTTCAGGTCAACATTATGATAAAACCGACATTGAAGATGATTACCAACACCCCAATAAATATGATGACTTTGATGACAACTGGGCTTTAGAAAGCTCTATATTGACTGCTTATGTAAAGACTAATTGCTTGAACGATCATCAAAATAATCGATTGTTTGATCAAGAAGATGCTGGTGATGCAAGCTCATTTGCGACTTATGATGCACTTTGTATGATTGGTGCTTTTAATGGATTAGCAAATGGTACTGGAAATCCGACATTCTATGATATTGGTGAAAGAGCCGATCGTCGTTCAGGAGGGGATGTTGACGTACAAGAAGATGTGACATCAGCTTATTTTATGGCCAATATAAACACTGAGATTGGAGATATCCCAGTGACTGGTAATGTTGGTGTTAGAGTTGTGAAAACTGAAACTTCATCACAAGGGTGGGCTGAAATTGTTGAAGTTACAGACTCTGATGATCCTCGCTTTGAATATAAAGCAGAAATAGCAGAAAGCGTCGAAGATGGAGCAGCAGCCGTTACAGCTATTGCGCGCTCTGGAGATTATACAGAGGTATTACCAAGTCTAAACTTAACATTTAATTTAACTGATGAGTTTATGTTAAGAACGTCTGTATATAAATCATTATCTCGTTTCTCTTTACAATCCATGGCAGCAGGGAATAGTTATTCTATCTGTGAAGTGCAGGTTGAAGCAGAAGATGAACCATTATCAGGTTGTTATACAAATGACTTAAATCAAGTAGTTGGCAGTGGTACTGCACACGGTAACCAAATGCAACCTTTCACAGCTGTTAACTACGATATTTCATTGGAATATTACCCAAGTGAAGATGCAGCCGTAACATTAGCGTTATACAAAAAAGATTTTACAGGTGGCTGGGAAAACTTAACACAAGAGCGAGAAGCATTTGTTTTTGTTGATGGAGTTGAAACGAGTGTTGGATTGAAACCATTCAGAACAGTTGAAGTTTCAGATGAGAAATCTACGATTAAAGGTTTTGAGTTAACAGCACAAAAGCACTTTACAGAGTTACCAGCTCCATTTGATGGGCTAGGCGTTAAAGGTGCTTACAACTGGGCTGATTCGTCATTTGTTACGCCTGAAGAAGCTAATTTAGGACTAGCACCAGATGCGAACTTGTTTGGATTCTCAAAAAATGTAGCTAATGCATCAGTATATTGGGAAGGTGATGCTGTAACTTTAAGATTACTATATAAGTATCGCTCTAAGTACTTCCAACCAAATAACCTGCCTTTCCCATATCGTTCACATCGATATGTACAAGAGCAAGATTATTTAGATTTTTCTGCTAAGTATAAAGTTAGTAAGAACGTATCAATTAACTTAAAAGCATTGAATTTATTAGATGAACCTCAAGTTCAAACGAGAGCTGGAGATTCCATAATTTCTGATTACTCACGTTCAGGCACTAAATGGTTCGTCGGCGTTAAAGCTAAGTTCTAA
- a CDS encoding DUF2189 domain-containing protein has translation MSHAMRKEENALHDNDLGRVIPCNELDWGDPIKWLRLGLNDMVKAPLISLFYGLVFTIIPLLITYLVSLTENHLVIAPALVAFMMLGPFLAAGLYDTAWEFEKGHTPSLWHSIKAMHRNSVHEWAFAILLLVTMIFWLRVASIIHALYPPYVGDDLTELIPFLAVGTAVGAILATFVFTISAFTQPTLVERKVDLMTAVLTSINAVWSNKGVMMLWAFIILACVAIGFVTYFFAFLVIMPLLGFASWHAYIDAVTTKRERKYM, from the coding sequence ATGTCCCACGCGATGAGAAAGGAAGAAAATGCGCTACATGACAATGATCTCGGCCGTGTGATCCCATGTAACGAATTAGACTGGGGTGATCCAATAAAATGGTTACGCCTTGGCCTAAATGATATGGTTAAAGCGCCACTAATTTCGTTATTTTATGGACTGGTTTTTACCATAATTCCATTGCTTATAACCTACCTAGTTTCATTAACTGAGAATCACTTGGTTATTGCACCTGCACTGGTGGCGTTTATGATGCTAGGGCCTTTTTTAGCCGCAGGTTTATACGATACAGCTTGGGAATTTGAAAAAGGTCATACCCCTTCGTTATGGCATTCGATTAAAGCTATGCATCGTAATAGTGTGCACGAATGGGCATTTGCCATATTATTATTAGTGACCATGATATTTTGGTTACGAGTTGCCTCAATAATACATGCCTTATATCCGCCTTATGTGGGCGATGACCTAACAGAATTGATCCCCTTTTTGGCGGTAGGCACAGCCGTAGGTGCAATTTTAGCAACCTTTGTATTTACCATTAGTGCCTTTACGCAACCTACATTGGTAGAACGCAAAGTGGATTTAATGACAGCCGTGTTAACTAGCATTAATGCAGTATGGTCAAATAAAGGAGTCATGATGCTATGGGCCTTTATTATTTTGGCCTGCGTTGCCATTGGATTTGTGACTTACTTTTTCGCCTTCTTAGTGATTATGCCATTACTCGGTTTTGCAAGTTGGCATGCATACATAGACGCTGTTACGACTAAGCGTGAGCGAAAATATATGTAA
- the yfbR gene encoding 5'-deoxynucleotidase, with protein sequence MAVSHFFAHMARLKLINRWPLMRNIQIENVQEHSLQVAMIAHALAIIKNEYFDGNVNPEAIATLALYHDASEVLTGDLPSPVKYFNDTIAREYKNIELIAERKLIDMLPERLRPYYEPLVCSDKHSKADYQLVKAADIISAYLKTIEELTAGNTEFKKAHKKLESQLDKLDLPEVDLFRKTFIASFKLSLDEITDSEL encoded by the coding sequence ATGGCAGTCAGTCACTTTTTTGCTCACATGGCGCGATTGAAATTGATCAATCGCTGGCCATTAATGCGTAATATTCAGATTGAAAACGTGCAAGAGCACAGTTTACAAGTTGCGATGATTGCCCACGCCTTGGCTATTATTAAAAATGAATATTTTGACGGCAATGTTAATCCTGAAGCTATTGCCACATTAGCGCTTTATCATGATGCTTCTGAAGTGTTAACCGGTGACCTACCTAGCCCAGTTAAGTATTTTAACGACACCATTGCTCGTGAATATAAAAACATAGAGCTTATCGCCGAGCGTAAATTAATTGATATGCTACCCGAGCGCTTGCGCCCTTATTACGAGCCATTGGTTTGCTCTGATAAGCATAGCAAGGCAGATTATCAATTAGTCAAAGCGGCCGATATTATAAGTGCTTATTTAAAAACCATTGAAGAATTAACCGCAGGTAATACTGAGTTTAAAAAAGCGCACAAGAAATTAGAAAGCCAGTTAGATAAATTGGACTTACCAGAAGTGGATTTATTTAGAAAAACCTTTATCGCTAGTTTTAAATTGAGTTTAGATGAGATCACTGATTCTGAATTATGA
- a CDS encoding GNAT family N-acetyltransferase — MIDVKLISVDQTYPLRSLVLNPNLEVNTFSFEGDDKPDTQHYAAMHHDEVLAIGSVYAQQSDLIEGGTHARLRGFATDPGLRNKGVGSHLLEDIEKKLTAQKYDVIWSSVTANSLLFYQKRGYNAIGSEIFEPTLGKMVIVAKRL; from the coding sequence ATGATAGACGTTAAATTAATTTCGGTGGATCAAACCTATCCGCTGCGCAGCTTAGTATTAAATCCCAACCTAGAAGTTAACACTTTTTCTTTTGAAGGGGATGATAAGCCAGATACTCAACATTATGCGGCAATGCATCATGATGAAGTTTTGGCAATTGGTTCGGTTTACGCCCAACAAAGTGATTTGATAGAGGGGGGAACACATGCTCGCTTACGCGGCTTTGCTACGGATCCTGGTTTGCGTAATAAGGGAGTTGGTAGCCATCTATTAGAGGACATAGAGAAAAAGCTAACAGCACAGAAGTATGATGTGATCTGGAGTAGCGTAACTGCCAATTCGTTATTGTTTTATCAAAAACGTGGCTATAACGCTATTGGTTCGGAAATATTTGAACCTACTTTAGGCAAAATGGTAATTGTCGCGAAGCGTTTGTAG
- a CDS encoding AraC family transcriptional regulator, with the protein MSQVNKPVEFLQQIGLTKVISMFDLMPDIIFWIKDQQGRFVYANQAFIEHFGQRNLSQIVGKNDYDFAPDYLAKQYVIDDEKVQQGQEINERLEMNMTSSGELAWYSTSKRPLFSEDNEFIGSYGITRHLQKMSKALSGIEAVKLPVEYVRKNYRQVISVEQLAEISHLSVSALERRFKKYLAKTPKQFINEVRLENARRLLVETQMPISQVGYETGFADHSYFSKQFRLFFGELPSDFREAYTQKQ; encoded by the coding sequence ATGAGCCAAGTGAATAAGCCTGTTGAGTTTTTACAACAAATTGGTTTAACAAAAGTAATTAGCATGTTTGACTTGATGCCGGATATTATTTTTTGGATAAAAGATCAACAAGGACGATTTGTGTATGCCAATCAAGCCTTTATTGAGCATTTTGGACAACGTAATTTATCGCAGATCGTCGGTAAAAATGATTATGACTTTGCTCCTGATTATTTGGCAAAACAATATGTAATTGACGATGAAAAAGTACAACAGGGGCAAGAAATAAACGAACGCTTGGAAATGAACATGACTAGCTCAGGCGAGCTTGCTTGGTATTCAACGTCTAAGCGGCCTTTATTTAGTGAAGATAACGAGTTTATTGGTTCGTATGGTATTACACGGCATCTGCAAAAAATGTCCAAGGCGCTTTCGGGCATAGAGGCGGTTAAATTGCCGGTGGAATACGTGCGTAAAAACTATCGTCAAGTCATATCGGTTGAGCAACTTGCTGAAATCTCCCATTTGTCGGTTAGCGCGTTGGAGAGACGTTTTAAAAAATATTTAGCCAAAACGCCTAAGCAATTTATTAATGAGGTACGCTTAGAAAACGCCAGACGATTGTTGGTTGAAACTCAAATGCCAATATCGCAAGTAGGCTACGAAACGGGGTTTGCCGATCATAGTTATTTTAGTAAACAGTTCCGATTGTTTTTTGGTGAACTTCCTTCAGACTTCCGTGAAGCCTATACTCAAAAACAATAA